In Camelina sativa cultivar DH55 unplaced genomic scaffold, Cs unpScaffold14534, whole genome shotgun sequence, the DNA window CTTCGGTTTCAGCTTCAGTAACAATGGATCTACATCCAAACGCTCGCACACGACACAGCCGCACTTCTAGAAGGAGAGAGTTTGGAAATGATGCTCATGAGGTTCCTAGTGGTCCAAACCCTATTTCCAACTAGGTGAGTTGGCACATCTGGTTTTACCGGTGAGTTTGAAGGATAAGTTATT includes these proteins:
- the LOC109132041 gene encoding CLAVATA3/ESR (CLE)-related protein 41-like yields the protein LLIFLSFLLFISLTIPMTRPQVTSTVAPFKRVLLEPSVSASVTMDLHPNARTRHSRTSRRREFGNDAHEVPSGPNPISN